A stretch of the Medicago truncatula cultivar Jemalong A17 chromosome 5, MtrunA17r5.0-ANR, whole genome shotgun sequence genome encodes the following:
- the LOC112421898 gene encoding protein ANTAGONIST OF LIKE HETEROCHROMATIN PROTEIN 1-like yields MEMRDRKKKIIAMFMIYMEMLNYFMLMTIVLCYLELSKRLKKRKRSWNFYERSLVREVHFRRIIYMSDLACLENTRMDRAAFHKLCDMLQVIGGLLPTRHMCVEELVAMFLHILAHHVKNRMIRRQFVRSGETISRHFSNVLLAVLKCHKELLKQPKPILEGNTDERWKYFKNCLGALDGTYIKVNVPEADKSRYRTRKGEIATNMLGICSPDLQFIYVLPGWEGSAADSRVLRDAISRPNGLKVPQGYYYLCDAGYMNGEGFLTPYRGQRYHLSEWRNGLQPSTPKEFFNMKHSSARNVIERCFGLLKGRWAILREKSFYPVKTQGRIIAACCLLHNHIRKEMTLDPLELNLGDDEFSNEVMSGDMITIVEPSTTWSQWRDSFSLDIFNRWRGENH; encoded by the exons ATGGAAATGCGTgacaggaagaaaaaaattatagcaatgTTTATGATATATATGGAGATGTTgaattactttatgttgatgaCAATTGTGTTATGCTACCTTGAGTTAAGTAAGCGTTTGAAAAAGCGAAAAAGGTCATGGAATTTTTATGAAAGAAGTTTAGTTAGAGAAGTCCATTTTCGTAGAATTATTTACATGAGTGATTTGGCTTGCCTTGAAAATACAAGGATGGATAGAGCTGCTTTCCACAAACTATGTGACATGTTGCAAGTTATTGGTGGTTTGCTTCCTACTCGACACATGTGTGTGGAGGAGTTGGTGGCTATGTTTTTACATATATTGGCACACCATGTTAAGAATAGAATGATTAGAAGACAATTTGTTAGGTCTGGTGAAACAATTAGTAGGCATTTCAGTAATGTATTATTGGCAGTTTTGAAGTGTCATAAAGAATTGTTAAAACAACCTAAACCAATTTTGGAGGGCAACACAGACGAACGATGGAAAtactttaaaaattgtttagGAGCTCTTGATGGCACCTACATCAAGGTCAATGTGCCTGAAGCTGACAAAAGTAGATATAGGACAAGGAAGGGTGAGATAGCTACAAATATGTTAGGTATATGCTCGCCAGATTTACAATTCATATATGTTTTGCCTGGTTGGGAGGGATCAGCTGCTGACTCTAGAGTCCTTAGAGATGCTATTTCTCGACCAAATGGTTTAAAGGTTCCTCAAG GGTATTATTATTTATGTGATGCTGGATACATGAATGGAGAAGGATTTCTTACTCCTTATAGAGGTCAAAGGTATCACCTTAGTGAGTGGAGGAATGGATTACAACCATCTACCCCTAAAGAATTTTTCAATATGAAACATTCTTCAGCTAGGAATGTAATAGAAAGATGTTTTGGACTTTTGAAAGGACGTTGGGCTATATTGAGAGAGAAGTCATTTTATCCTGTAAAAACTCAAGGAAGAATAATAGCAGCTTGTTGTCTTTTACATAATCATATTCGCAAAGAAATGACATTGGATCCTTTGGAATTGAATTTAGGAGATGATGAGTTCTCTAATGAAGTCATGTCCGGTGACATGATAACTATTGTGGAGCCAAGTACGACATGGAGTCAATGGAGAGATAGTTTTTCATTAGATATATTTAATAGGTGGAGAGGTGAAAATCATTga